One window of Triticum dicoccoides isolate Atlit2015 ecotype Zavitan chromosome 5A, WEW_v2.0, whole genome shotgun sequence genomic DNA carries:
- the LOC119297684 gene encoding uncharacterized protein LOC119297684, with protein MKDAALERQIMEGGVAENSNDQIRDSVLEIQKIRDSILRKEFILQDGSAQCDMDIQKIKTEEKMTTEVLSIMEKYNEPNSNIMKVANLTFSGDDGKTNSTKRMGLNLKEALAQRDKCMELGEIYCGCDWMAPRYTVVPSPANGMHVGEVRLKCPDFEMSITGDPRRTPYDARCSAAANMILELGKKV; from the exons ATGAAGGATGCTGCTTTGGAACGCCAAATCATGGAAG GTGGCGTCGCTGAGAATAGCAATGATCAGATTCGTGATTCCGTGCTAGAGATTCAGAAAATACGGGATTCTATT CTTCGTAAGGAATTCATACTTCAAGACGGAAGTGCTCAATGTGATATGGACATTCAGAAAATTAAGACTG AAGAGAAGATGACAACAGAAGTGTTGTCAATAATGGAGAAATATAATGAACCTAACTCAAATATAATGAAAGTTGCCAATCTAACTTTTTCTGGCGATGATGGCAAAACCAACAGCACTAAGAGGATGGGATTGAACTTGAAGGAGGCACTCGCCCAACGCGATAAATGCATG GAGCTTGGTGAGATCTATTGTGGTTGCGATTGGATGGCCCCTAGATACACAGTAGTACCGTCACCAGCAAATG GAATGCACGTTGGCGAAGTACGTTTGAAATGCcctgattttgagatgagcatcactggcGATCCTCGTCGGACCCCATATGATGCCAGATGCTCTGCAGCTGCCAATATGATACTGGAGCTTGGCAAGAAGGTGTAG
- the LOC119299821 gene encoding uncharacterized protein LOC119299821: MSGRRRGAGEELPEEEVVPVEDAVKMLVKHLVNLALPRGAVFGATQGGRYVAPDKQRAVAQQGIGSSGTSAGFRAACGLNFLASCATAERFVKRSLPSLSCLYSPSDQNFAEAPRGNDVMKDAALERQIMEGGVAENSNDQIRDSMLEIQKIRDSILRKEFILQDGSAQCDMDIQKIKTEEKMTTEVLSIMEKYNEPNSNIMKVANLTFSGDDGKTKSTKRMGLNLKEALAQRDKCMELGEICCGCDWMAPRYTVVPSPADGMHVGEVRLKCPDFEMSITGDPRRTPYDARCFAAANMILELGKKVQEKEQHDN, translated from the exons ATGTCGGGCCGCAGAAGGGGAGCAGGGGAGGAgctgccggaggaggaggtggtgccaGTGGAGGACGCCGTGAAGATGCTCGTGAAGCACCTCGTCAATCTCGCTCTTCCGCGTGGGGCGGTCTTCGGCGCCACCCAGGGCGGGCGCTACGTGGCGCCGGACAAGCAACGCGCCGTCGCGCAGCAG GGAATCGGGAGCAGCGGCACTAGCGCTGGCTTCAGGGCTGCATGCGGGCTGAACTTCCTCGCGTCTTGTGCTACAGCCGAGCGCTTCGTCAAGCGCTCGCTTCCTTCTCTCTCCTGCCTTTACTCCCCTTCAGATCAGAATTTTGCTGAG GCACCACGTGGTAATGATGTAATGAAGGATGCTGCTTTGGAACGCCAAATCATGGAAG GTGGCGTCGCTGAGAATAGCAATGATCAGATTCGTGATTCCATGCTAGAGATTCAGAAAATACGGGATTCTATT CTTCGTAAGGAATTCATACTTCAAGATGGAAGTGCTCAATGTGATATGGACATTCAGAAAATTAAGACTG AAGAGAAGATGACAACAGAAGTGTTGTCAATAATGGAGAAATATAATGAACCTAACTCAAATATAATGAAAGTTGCCAATCTAACTTTCTCTGGCGATGATGGCAAAACCAAGAGCACTAAGAGGATGGGATTGAACTTGAAGGAGGCACTCGCCCAACGCGATAAATGCATG GAGCTTGGTGAGATCTGTTGTGGTTGTGATTGGATGGCCCCTAGATACACAGTAGTACCGTCACCAGCAGATG GAATGCACGTTGGCGAAGTACGTTTGAAATGCcctgattttgagatgagcatcactggcGATCCTCGTCGGACCCCATATGATGCCAGGTGCTTTGCAGCTGCCAATATGATACTGGAGCTTGGCAAGAAGGTGCAGGAAAAAGAACAACATGATAACTGA